GCTCGACCGCCTGCAGCAGCCCCCATGGCCCGCACGCGTAGACCCGGGAGGCCTCCTGCCACAGCGTCTGGGCCACATGCGCCGCCGTGCCCCGACGACCCGCGCTGCCGTCCTCGGTGGCCACCACCAGACGGGCGCCGGTCGCCTCGAGCGCCGCCTCCAGGATGACGTCGGCCCGGCTGCGGAAGCCCGCCACCACCGTCACCTCGGGGCCCGTCCCCCGTGCCGCCAGCCGCTGGGCCAGGAAGAGCAGCGGGGCCAGGCCCGTGCCGCCGCCCACCAGCAGTACCGTCCCCGGTGTCGGCCCGGGTACCCCTATCGAGAAGCCCCGCCCCAGGGGCCCCAGCACGTCCAGCACGTCGCCGGGCCGACGGGCGGCGAGCCAGCGGCTGCCGACCCCGACGGCCTTGACGACGATGGACGCGACGCCCTGCCGGGCGTCGACGCCGGCCAGGCTGTAGGGGCGCCGCAGCAGCGGCCCGGAGGACGTCCCCTCCCGGCACAGCACATGGACGAACTGCCCCGGCTGCGCGCCCACCAGCTCCGGCGCCTCGAAGTCGAGCCGCACGACGGCCTCGGCCAACCGCTCGAGCCGAACCACCAGCGCCCGCACCAGCGCCATTCGGGGCGGC
This genomic interval from Limnochorda sp. LNt contains the following:
- a CDS encoding dihydroorotate dehydrogenase electron transfer subunit — encoded protein: MALVRALVVRLERLAEAVVRLDFEAPELVGAQPGQFVHVLCREGTSSGPLLRRPYSLAGVDARQGVASIVVKAVGVGSRWLAARRPGDVLDVLGPLGRGFSIGVPGPTPGTVLLVGGGTGLAPLLFLAQRLAARGTGPEVTVVAGFRSRADVILEAALEATGARLVVATEDGSAGRRGTAAHVAQTLWQEASRVYACGPWGLLQAVERLRRADPRPVEVAVDTVMGCGAGVCLSCVVPWRRREGYRVTGWARACVEGPVFDAADLIWEGCPGAGA